One stretch of Syntrophomonadaceae bacterium DNA includes these proteins:
- a CDS encoding methyl-accepting chemotaxis protein, producing the protein MAKWFSNLKIFGKVLVLTVLLLIFLVGIGLQAIRTMNELNHKTQQVYHDKLVPLRLLANIRYLTTSNSNDVADHLAAGDLAEMRELEERIRRRVEEINQAIATLRNTGLTAAEDQLLAQFEAALAEYRPLRAQVVELSQINLKEDARALYTITIPIRNKSLTAIGGLMDLNQKLAEDTMKAGQRAFTQTAMEFAITLAIAIFIALGFAFYLGRMMSRPLKTLEHAAGQVAEGDLRVEWTIRSRDEIGTLSASLHKMVQDLRLVVQQVHDTASNVAASAEELTASTQQSSQAATQITHAAQELASGADRQNDKVQATMATIEQVSAATEQIAATPPRKWPPPPSTPASEPKMAIRLWPRQWRRWTASTPPLTR; encoded by the coding sequence TTGGCAAAATGGTTTTCCAATTTAAAGATCTTTGGCAAGGTCCTGGTTTTGACAGTCCTCTTGCTCATCTTTTTGGTCGGCATAGGGCTGCAGGCCATTCGTACCATGAACGAGCTGAACCACAAGACGCAACAGGTGTACCATGACAAACTAGTCCCCCTCAGACTGCTGGCAAATATCCGCTACCTAACCACTTCAAACAGCAATGATGTGGCTGACCACCTGGCCGCCGGCGACCTGGCGGAAATGCGGGAACTGGAGGAGCGCATCCGCCGGCGGGTTGAGGAGATCAACCAGGCAATTGCGACCTTGCGAAATACTGGCTTAACAGCAGCAGAAGACCAGCTGCTGGCCCAATTCGAAGCCGCCCTGGCCGAGTACCGGCCGCTGCGGGCCCAGGTTGTGGAGTTAAGCCAGATTAACCTCAAGGAAGACGCCCGAGCTCTTTACACTATAACCATCCCCATCAGAAACAAATCTCTCACCGCCATCGGAGGATTGATGGACTTAAACCAAAAACTTGCTGAAGACACCATGAAAGCAGGACAGAGGGCCTTCACCCAAACCGCAATGGAATTTGCCATCACTTTAGCCATCGCCATATTTATCGCCCTGGGGTTTGCCTTCTACCTGGGCCGGATGATGAGCCGACCCTTAAAGACCCTGGAACACGCCGCCGGTCAGGTGGCCGAAGGGGACTTAAGGGTTGAGTGGACTATCCGGAGCAGGGATGAGATCGGCACCCTGTCGGCGTCCTTGCACAAGATGGTGCAGGACCTGCGCCTGGTGGTGCAGCAGGTCCATGATACAGCCTCCAATGTGGCCGCTTCCGCCGAGGAACTCACTGCCAGCACCCAGCAAAGCTCCCAGGCGGCCACCCAGATCACCCATGCCGCCCAGGAACTGGCCAGCGGAGCTGACCGGCAAAATGACAAGGTGCAGGCAACCATGGCCACCATTGAGCAGGTATCTGCAGCCACAGAACAGATTGCGGCCACACCGCCCAGGAAGTGGCCACCTCCGCCCAGCACACCAGCCAGCGAGCCAAAGATGGCAATCAGGCTATGGCCAAGGCAATGGAGGAGATGGACCGCATCAACGCCTCCACTAACGAGGTAG